A genomic window from Nicotiana sylvestris chromosome 11, ASM39365v2, whole genome shotgun sequence includes:
- the LOC104248880 gene encoding class V chitinase-like, translating to MANSVTLFAIIFSCFLLQQLVCTNSQNVKGGYWFKDSGLALNNIDSTLFTHLFCAFADLNPQLNQLIISPENQDSFRQFTSTVQRKNPSVKTFLSIAGGRANSTAYGIMARQPNSRKSFIDSSIRLARQLGFHGLDLDWEYPLSAADMTNLGTLLNEWRTAINTEARNSGRAALLLTAAVSNSPRVNGLNYPVESLARNLDWINLMAYDFYGPNWSPSQTNSHAQLFDPVNHVSGSDGINAWIQAGVPTKKLVLGIPFYGYAWRLVNANIHGLRAPAAGKSNVGAVDDGSMTYNRIRDYIVESRATTVYNATIVGDYCYSGSNWISYDDTQTVRNKVNYVKGRGLLGYFAWHVAGDQNWGLSRTASQTWGVSFQEMK from the exons ATGGCTAATTCTGTCACTCTTTTCGCCATTATTTTCTCATGTTTCCTCCTCCAGCAACTAGTTTGCACAAATAGCCAAAATGTTAAGGGAGGATACTGGTTTAAGGACAGTGGATTAGCATTAAACAACATAGATTCAACACTTTTCACTCATCTATTTTGTGCATTTGCCGATCTTAATCCTCAATTAAATCAGTTAATTATTTCGCCGGAAAATCAAGATTCATTCAGGCAATTTACAAGTACAGTTCAAAGGAAAAATCCTTCGGTCAAGACTTTCTTGTCTATAGCTGGAGGAAGAGCTAATTCAACTGCCTATGGAATTATGGCTAGACAACCAAATTCAAGAAAAAGTTTTATTGATTCATCAATAAGATTGGCTAGACAATTAGGATTTCATGGCCTTGATCTTGATTGGGAATATCCATTATCAGCTGCAGACATGACAAACTTAG GGACCCTTTTGAATGAGTGGCGCACCGCTATCAACACGGAGGCGAGAAATTCCGGTAGGGCGGCACTACTTCTCACGGCGGCGGTTTCCAACTCACCCCGAGTCAATGGGTTGAACTACCCAGTTGAATCATTGGCAAGAAACTTAGACTGGATTAACCTTATGGCCTATGATTTCTATGGACCAAATTGGTCACCATCACAAACCAATTCACATGCACAATTATTTGATCCTGTGAACCATGTTAGTGGAAGTGATGGAATTAATGCATGGATTCAAGCTGGTGTTCCAACAAAAAAATTGGTGCTTGGAATTCCATTTTATGGCTATGCGTGGCGATTAGTTAACGCGAATATTCACGGTCTTAGAGCACCTGCTGCCGGAAAATCAAATGTTGGTGCGGTCGATGATGGGTCGATGACTTATAACAGAATTAGGGATTATATAGTGGAGAGTCGCGCCACGACTGTGTATAACGCTACCATTGTTGGAGATTATTGTTACTCTGGTAGTAATTGGATTAGCTATGATGATACTCAAACTGTTAGAAATAAGGTTAATTATGTTAAAGGTAGAGGATTGCTTGGTTATTTTGCATGGCACGTTGCAGGGGATCAAAATTGGGGACTTTCTCGTACAG CTTCACAAACATGGGGAGTGTCATTTCAAGAGATGAAGTGA
- the LOC138880738 gene encoding intracellular protein transport protein USO1-like — MAEDSELWNIICDGPHVLMKKLEETGPMVPKGRKEYIDIDRKAVEKNYRAKKILMCGIGPDEYNRVSVCDSVKEIWETLQTAHEGTTQVKQSKIDMLTTEYELFRMKDDEFIQYMHTRFTSIINKLHALGDVIPRNKLVRKILSVLPGSWESKVNVITEAKDLQTLTMDELIGIMKTYKIKRKKYSERREPKKEKNLMVRRNGGIPKWDSSGKARNNDLCHKCGKSGHFIKDCPLAKHEQYKQNPDKATKRNLVPNKRFNRKSVDDNIVKQALAAWGDSSSESEREPDAENNSMMAVEIEATKYDSLFALMAQFDDDDKDEDDKVNFRDAQRNLKSYSYKNLRSLANVLIDTYYSLVNDKEILTPELGEVEQSRDDLVVCVVDLNETITNLKKEKEALNERITSVENERDDLMVEVVDLKETIEGLSNEKHSLEGKIATTEEEMDDLLVICTDLEETIEELNREHRNVSLGKGKEVASETHIMFEKELNVVKTSLCSELEKNQQLQAELEKVRIDLEKSLKWTWSSDDITAMYLNNSGNRQGIGFQREKTPYNPHSKLSCEKEEHLWNGSLAMFMPHPLGDKETKLNGHVNN, encoded by the exons ATGGCAGAAGACTCAGAACTGTGGAacatcatttgtgatggtccacatgtccTCATGAAGAAGCTTGAAGAAACAGGACCAATGGTGCCGAAAGGCAGAAAAGAGTACATTGACATTGACAGAAAAgctgtagaaaagaactatcgtgccaagaaaatcttgatgtgtggcataggacctgatgagtatAACAGAGTCTCAGTTTGTGACAGTgtcaaagaaatatgggaaacaTTGCAAACAgcacacgaaggaactactcaggtcaaacagtccaagatcgacatgctcaccacggaatatgagctctttaggatgaaggatgatgagtttATACAAtatatgcacacaagattcacctccatcataaataAGCTTCATGcacttggagatgtcattcccagaaacaagcttgtaaggaaaatcctcagtgttctacctggttcttgggaaagtaaggtaaatgtcattactgaagctaaagatctacaaactctaaccatggatgagttgattggtaTTATGAAGACATAcaagataaaaagaaagaaatacagtgaaagaagagagcctaagaaggaaaagaacctg atggttcgaagaaatggtggtataccaaagtGGGATAGTTCAGGTAAAGCAAGGAACAACGATCTCTGTCACAAATGTGGAAagtcagggcatttcatcaaagactgcccactCGCAAAACATGAGCAATACAAGCAAAATCCTGACAAAGCAACAAAGAGGAATCTGGTTCCAAACAAACGATTCAATCGAAAAAGTGTTGATGACAATATTGTTAAGCAAgctcttgctgcttggggagactcctctagtgaatccgaaagggaaccagatgcagaaaataattccatgatggcagtggaaatTGAAGCAACGAAGTATGATTCACTGTTCGCGCTGATGGCTCAGTTTGATGATGATGATAAAGATGAAGATGAtaaggtaaacttcagggatgctcaaagaaatctgaaatcctactcttatAAGAATCTAAGGTCGTTAGCTAATGTCCTAATTGATACGTATTATAGCCTTGTtaatgataaggagatcctgaccCCAGAACTAGGAGAGGtcgaacaatctagagatgatctggttGTCTGTGTAGTAGACTTAAATGAGACCATAACTAAtctgaaaaaggaaaaggaagccTTGAATGAAAGAATAACTAGTGTGGAAAATGAGAGAGACGACCTGATGGTAGAagttgttgatctaaaagaaacaatagaaggtctTAGCAATGAAAAACACTCCTTAGAAGGAAAAATTGCAACTACTGAGGAAGAGATGGATGACCTTTTAGTGATATGCACCgatctagaggaaaccattgaggaactcaatagagaacataggaatgtgagtcttgggaaagggaaggaagtagctaGTGAGACACACATCATGTTTGAAAAGGAATTAAATGTTGTGAAAACCAGTCTATGTAGTGAACTCGAGAAGAATCAACAACTTCAAGCTGAATTAGAGAAAGTAagaattgatcttgagaaatccctgaaatggacctggtcctcagatgacATCACTGCCATGTATCTTAACAATAGTGGAAACAGGCAGGGcatcgggttccaaagggagaaaactccttacaaccctcacagcaa